From a single Silene latifolia isolate original U9 population chromosome 6, ASM4854445v1, whole genome shotgun sequence genomic region:
- the LOC141588377 gene encoding uncharacterized protein LOC141588377: MLSSVPGLPPPLEKAAPDSYVDSLFVDAIPVVAMPKGCTNPNKPLFDGTIDPFDHMSQYKQKMMTVMALGQQFASSRKPQKHAGDLYRIAQEASDTIGEYNTRFNNEKVAVRECDVSTAVEAFRRGLHHDSDMYKQLTMHPCHSFEPVKEKAAAAIRLKEDILARASMPSTPSVSSTSAMEKSGRKQPTSKRDERYRPYGKGINRTDNKEENQQFPTLAEHGFTTGVGGILKALREMGDGVRWPRPPVEGHAWRKESKKKCEFHRDIGHNTEDCYTLHREIRRLYEQGELSHLLPRGGQVAR, translated from the exons ATGCTGAGCAGTGTCCCAGGATTGCCACCTCCACTTGAGAAGGCGGCACCCGACAGTTATGTTGACTCGCTATTCGTGGACGCCATACCCGTTGTTGCCATGCCCAAGGGATGCACAAATCCAAACAAGCCTCTCTTTGATGGCACGATTGATCCCTTTGACCACATGAGCCAGTACAAGCAAAAAATGATGACAGTGATGGCTCTAGGACAA CAATTCGCAAGCAGCCGGAAGCCGCAGAAGCACGCAGGTGACTTGTACAGAATTGCTCAAGAAGCAAGTGATACCATTGGAGAGTACAACACcagatttaacaatgagaaggtggcGGTACGGGAATGTGACGTGTCAACAGCAGTGGAAGCCTTCAGAAGGGGCTTGCACCATGATTCAGACATGTACAAGCAGCTAACCATGCACCCTTGTCATAGCTTCGAACCAGTAAAGGAAAAGGCAGCGGCTGCGATCAGGTTGAaagaagatatcctagccagagccagcatGCCAAGTACGCCAAGCGTATCCAGCACATCAGCCATGGAGAAGTCAGGTAGAAAGCAACCCACTAGCAAGAGGGATGAAAGGTACAGGCCATATGGTAAGGGAATCAACAGAACTGACAACAAAGAAGAGAACCAACAATTCCCCACATTGGCAGAACATGGATTCACAACTGgcgtcggaggaatcctgaaagcactcagaGAGATGGGAGATGGGGTAAGATGGCCCAGGCCTCCAGTAGAAGGACATGCATGGCGAAAAGAAAGTAAGAAAAAATGTGAGTTCCATCGTGACATCGGGCATAACACGGAGGATTGTTACACACTACATCGGGAGATCAGACGCCTGTATGAGCAAGgagaactgagccacctattaccacgtggggggcAAGTAGCAAGATAG